CCGATCAGCGCTTTCGACTCTACATACGTCTTCCCGATTCTGAAAAGGGTCCTGGTTCAAGGTGAGGTAAAACTGGACGACCTTGTCGATATCGGAAAGTACAACACGCTCTGCCCCAGGATGGACATGCTGGTTGAAAACGGCATTTTGAACGTCGCATTCAGGAGAACCGGAAGGCAATGCAAGATATACACCCTGACCAGAAGAGGTTTCAATCTGATCAGCGCACTCATCCTTTCGGACTCGATATTCAGCGACACGCTCGATATCACGGATTCGGAATTGAAGGAGCTGCTGAAGCCGATCATGAAGCATACGAGGTACGCATCGTACGCGGAATAACCGTGGACAACGTAACGAGGATTGTCTATCCGTCAGCAAGTCTAACGCTGCATACGCTATGCGTGATGTTTTATCTATGACGACAGGATAACCAGCGGACAGTGAGCTTTCAATGAGCGATGAATGGGTCAAGATAGCGGCACCTGCGACGTCTGCCAACATCGGAGCCGGTTTCGATACCTTCGGAATGGCCTTCGAAGGTCCCTGCGACATAATCGAGGGAAGGAAGACCGAATCCGGGATCAGGATCGTCGAGGTCAACGGGCCGGGAGCTTCCAGCATCCCGAGGGATCCCGAGAAGAACTCCGTCAGCATCGCGGCCAAGAAGGCTCTGGAGATGGCCGGAGCGGACTTTGGTATCGATATCAAGATCACCAAGGGCATCAGGCCCTGCAGCGGCATGGGCTCCTCAGGCGCATCGGCATCGGGAGGCGCATACCTCGGATACGTCCTCACCGGAGAGAAGCTCTCCATGGACGAGGTCATCATCGCAGCGGCCACCGCCGAAGGTGTCACATCCGGGGGATTCCATGCCGACAACGTGGCCCCGTGCATCCTCGGAGGATTCACCATCATAAGGTCCAACCAGCCCCTGGACGTCATGTCCGTAAAGGCACCTGAGAACCTGGGGATTGTAGCGGCACTGCCGGACGTAATGGTCCCCACGAAGGATGCAAGGGCGGTGCTTCCCAAGGAGGTATCGCTGAAGGACATGGTCTTCCATATCGGACACTCGTCATCCCTTGTCTATGCGATGATGTCCGGCAATATCGACCTCATAGGAAGGTCCATAGCCGACGCGGTCATCGAACCCGCGAGGCAGAAGCTCGTACCTCACATTAAAGAGGCCGAGGAGGCCGCTATGGCCAACGGCGCGATCTCATCCTGCATAAGCGGATCGGGACCGTGCATTCTATCACTCTTCAACAAGGACAACAACGACGGCAAGGCGATAGCCGATGCCGTCCGCAAGGTCTATTCCGACAACGGTATGGCCTGCGACACCTGGATCACGAACTGCGGTACCGGATGCAGGAGGATTTGAAATGGCAGCACACAAAGTAATCTGTTGGGATTGCGGAGCAGAGGTCGACGACCCGTTCGTCAACACCTGTCCCAAATGCGGCGGTCTCCTGACCGTCAAGATGGATCTGGAGAAAGTCAAGGAGATGAAGCCGGAGGACCTCCGCAAGGAGCCCATCGGAGTCTGGAGGTACCATCCGTTCATGCCCGTGGACCCCAAGAACAAGGTCTCCATCCAGGAAGGCGGAACACCTCTGTACCCGACCAAGGCGCTCGGCGAGGCCATCGGTTGTAAGAACGCTTTCGTCAAGTTCGAGGGACTCAATCCCACTGGATCCTTCAAGGACAGGGGAATGACCATCGGAGTCTCCCACGCGAAGGAGCTCGGAGCGACCACCGTAGGATGCGCATCCACCGGAAACACCTCCGCTGCGCTGGCGGCCTATGCCGCCAAGGCAGGGATGAAGTGCGCCGTGTTCCTCCCTGACGGAAACGTCGCCATGGGAAAGCTCGCACAGGCCCTGTTCTTCGGAGCCAAGGTCCTGGCGATCGATGGTAACTTCGACGACGCCCTCGCACTGGCCAGGAAGATGGCCGACGAGAGGAAGCTGTACCTGCTCAACTCCATCAACCCCTACCGCCCCGAGGGACAGAAGTCAGTCCTCTTCGAGATCATGGACCAGCTGTCCTACGACATCCCCGACAGGATCATCCTGCCTGTCGGCAACGCTGCCAACATCTGGGCCGTCTACAAGGCATGCATGGAGCTGAAGGAGGTCGGATGGATCGACAAGGTCCCCATGCTCACCGGTATCCAGGCCGCGGGTTCAGCGCCTGTCGCAAGGGCGTTCGCCGCCAAGAACGACAACTTCGAGCCGGAACACAACCCCGAGACCATCGCGACCGCCATCAGGATCGGAAACCCCGTCAGCGGAAGGAAGGCACTCAAGGCCATGTACTCCACCGGAGGTTACTGCACCACCGTCACCGACGAGGAGATCATCGCGGCTCAGCAGCTCCTCGGAAGGAAGGAGGGAGTCTGCGTGGAGCCCGCATCCGCGGCATCGGTCGCAGGACTCAAGAAGCTCATCAACCTCGGAGTGGCTGACAAGGATGAGCGTGTGGTCTGCATCTGTACCGGAAACGGTCTGAAGGATCCCAATGCAATCATCGACAACTGTGTACCCCCGATCAAGTGCGGAAACTCGGTCGCAGACGTCGAGAGGATCCTCTCCAACTGATTTCAGAAATCGAAGAGGTTGGTCTGTTTAGGACCATCCTCTTCCACTTTTTTCTTCTCATCTTCAACAGGTTTCTCGTCATCCATCGGGATGTCGAATTCGGCCGCCATCTCATCGAGCATCGCTTCCTCTTCAGAAGGCGCCATCTTCTCGACGACGAATGTCTTGCCTCCGGCCTGCTCCTTCATCTTGGCAGCGAGCGCAGGACCGATCCTCGGGATGGCTGCGAGCTCCTCCTCGCTAATCGCAGCGACATCCGATCTGGTGCGGATGCCCTTGTCGAACAGGACCCTGGCCCTGCTCCTTCCGACACCTCTGAACGAGACCAGTTCGATGAGTTCCTCTTTCACTCCGTATCTCACGCGGGTCATCAGAGGACGGATCTTCTTCATGGCATCAGGGTTGAACATGTATGCGATCTCGCTCATGGCGTAGATTATCCAATCCATCATGTCGATCTTGGACCTGATGTCACCGGGACCGATGCCCATGGTCTCGGTCAGGGTGTCCTCGTCCATCTCTTCGATCCAATCGTTGATCAGCAGAGCGACCTTCAGGTCGCTGTTCACGAACTCTGGATCGTAATCCTCGATGTCATCGGGATCGACCAGCATCTTGTCCCAAATCTCATCCGAGACGGCGTTCAGCCTGTCAAGGTCGGATTTCTTCGGATACATTCCGATGACATCCGGAGTCATGGCCGCCGCAAGGAGGATCTGTATGTTCTCCGTGTCGTCATTGATGTTCGTGACCGCCTCTCTGAGAATAGATGCTGAAGCAGGGTCGATGTAGAGGTCGGACACACGCTTTCCGAAGGACGTTGCCCTCAGGACCTCGTTGTGGGACCTGGCCATGTCCTCCTCAATCAGGGACATTACGATGCTGTCCACGACGCCCTCGATGCCGAAGAGCTGTGAGACTGTACCGAAGAACGTCTCCTTGAGGAAGTCTATGATTCCTTCGTGACTGTCCGCATCGCCTGTGGCCAGCAATCCGAGCACGTGGCTTCTCAGGACCTTCTCGTTGAAGAGCTTGGATGTCAGGCGCTCGGTGTCGTGGTCGACGTAGTCCTCCATGAGGTGGTCGAAGTCGGCCTGATTCTTGGCGACCAGGACCGCTTCACCATAAGGATCGTAGCCGGGTCTTCCGGCACGACCGCACATCTGCTTGACCTCCATCACTGAGATGGGGGAATTGCCATAGTTCGATTCGTAACGTGAGGTGTCCCTGACGATGACTCTTCTGGCAGGGAGGTTTATTCCCGCTGCCAGAGTGGGTGTTGCGACTATGCATTTGATGGTTCCGTTGCGGAAGTTATCCTCGACGTACTTCCTCTGCTTGTAGGTGAGTCCCGCATTGTGGAATGCGATGCCGCATTTCACGCAGGATGAAAGCTTCCTTCCTGTTGCTGTGGATTCGGAGGAATCCCCTTCCAGGACGTAGAGTTCCTGAGGGGTCAGCGTCCTTCCGGCAAGTGCGCTCATGTTCTTGGAGTACTTGACCGCCAGAGCCTCCGTGGATCTCCTGGAGTTGACGAACACCAGGCTCTGGCCGCCGTCCTGGACGGCCTGCTTGACAAGGCTCCATACTTCTTCTCCGTCAGAGGGCACTTCCCTGGACGTCCTGTCGTCGAACTTGATCATGCCGTCGTAGTAGACTCCTTCCTTAAGCGGGATGGGTCTCCAATCGCTCTCGACCAGTTTGGCGTGAAGCCATTCCGCAAGGTCGAACGCATTGGACATCGTGGCGGACAGGGCGATGATCTGGAGATCCCTGTTCCTTCTCATGAACTTGGTCAGTGCGACCTCAAGCGTAGGCCCCCTTCCGGGGTCGTGTATCATGTGGATCTCATCAGCTATCACAAGGCCGACGCTCTCGATCCACTTGCTCCCGTGGCGTATCATCGAGTCCGCCTTCTCGGACGTCGCGACTATCACGTCGGCATCCTCCAGACCCTTATCATCCGAATCCAGGTCCCCGGTGCTCATATGCGCCTTTATGCCCAGATGTGAGAACTTGTCGAAATCCTCCTTCTTCTCGGAGGCCAGTGCTTTTAACGGCACGATGTAGAGGACCTTCTTCCCCTTCTGGACCATCATCTCCAGAGCGGGGATGTATCCTATGAGCGACTTTCCGCTCGCCGTAGGTATGGCAGCCACAAGGTTGTGTCCCTATAGCGCTATGGGGATGGCCTGCGCCTGGGGAGGGTGAAGATTGACGAAGCCTGCCTCCATGAGGGCCTCGGCGACCCTATCGCAGACCTCAAGCTCGTCTACCCTCATTCGGATCACTGCTTGCACAATTCCCTTATGATCTCCTCGATGCGGTCCGCATTGTCGTTGCCGACGCGCGCACCCTTCCTCTCGAGGTAGATCCAATCCCTCTTCTCGCATTCCTCTTTGAATTCGGGATTGGTGACTGCGATGAGCTTGCCCTTGCCGATCTGGTCGGCCTCAAGGAACAGCCTGAAGAGCTCCTTGGGCATGCAGAAGATGACCTTGTCGAAGGCGTTGGCGATGTAGGAGACCTGCTCCACGTATCCTTTGTTCTGGTCCACCGCTTTGAATTCCTCAGCGGTGTCCATGGTCTCCTCGTATCCTGTGACCATGTAGTTGCCGGGCACGAATCCGTAGCGTGCGCTTATTACACCGTACGAAACGTCGCAGATCTTCCTGTCCTTATCGTCCGTTGCGGTGTCCAAGCGTGCGACCAGGTTCTTGACCTCGGTCGCCCTTCCCTCGAACATCTCGAATGCCGACAGCAGCTTGCTCTTGTCCTTGAACACCTTGGAGTCGTTGGTGACCACGAGGATGCGCTTGTTCATGTGGAGGTCCGTCATCAGTTGCGTCATGTCAAAGCCTCTTGTTTCCTAATCTGTATGCGATGCTGCAGTTACCTTCCGCGGACACCATGCAGGGGCCCATCGGGTTGGTGGGCTTGCAGACCTTTCCGAACATCGGGCACTGCTCCGATTTGATGAGTCCCCTGAGGACGTCGCCGCACTTGCATCCCTTAGCCTCCGCCTCGACAGAGGGAGTGGTCTTCAGGATGTCCTCGTGCACCTTGGTGGCGTCGTGGTCCGCGAACTGGGGCTTGAGCGCCAGTGCGGACTTGGGCACGTTGGGGAATCCCCTCCAGTAGCGGTCCACCGGGGTGAACGTGTCTTCAATCAGCTTCATAGCTATGGGGTTGCCCTCGGTCCTGACAAGCCTTGTGTACTCATTCTCCACCTCATGCCTTCCGTCCTTGATCTGCTTGCACAGCATGTAGACGGACATCAAAAGGTCGAGGGGTTCGAATCCGGAGACCACCTGAGGCATGTTGTAGGGCCCTTCCGAGAATGGTTTGAACATCTCAGTTCCCGTGACGACGGCTACGTGTCCGGGCTCGATGAGTCCTTGGATGTTGGTCTCGCCGAGGTCGAATATGGTCTTGAGCACAGGGGGGCAGATCCTGTGGCAGCTGTACACGCTGAAGTTCTCGGGGCAGTCGTCCTTGTGGAGGGGGACGCAGGTGGAGGGGGCGGTTGTCTCGAATCCGACCCCTACGAAGACAAGGGGCTTGTCGGGCTGGTCCCTGGCCATCTGCACGGCATCGTCTATGGAGTAGACGATCCTCACATCGGCTCCTTCGGACTTCGCCTGGAAGAGCGACCCGATCGTGGTGGGCACCCTCATAAGGTCGCCGAAGGCCGTGACGGTGACGCCGTTCTTGGCTAGCGTGATCGCATCCGCTATCTCTTGGCTGGTGGTGACACACACCGGGCATCCAGGCCCCTGAGCGATCTCTATGCCCACGTCGTTCAGCATCTGCTCCAGACCGAACCTGACGATGGTGTCCTGGTGCGTTCCGCAGATATGCATGAACTTGGCCTTCACTCCCATGTCCTTGATCCCGTTCAGGATCTTCTTGGCCGTCTCCTCGTCCCTGTACTTGAACATCACTCTGCCTCCTCGATGTCCATGCATTTCACTATGCATGACTGTCCCTTTATGACATCCACCGCACCGCCGCATTCGGGGCATGCAAGGACCGGGATTGAATGAGAATCGAAATCCGGGTCCGTGAGCACCTTGGCTGGGCCGGTGAAGCCGCATGATTTGCATTTCAGTTCGATAGGCTCGTGCTCCACAATGAACTCCGAACCCTCAAGGATCGTCCCGCGGGTCACGATCTCGTATGCGAAGCTCATCTGCTCCTCACCGAGGTTGGTGAGGTCTCCGATTATCACGGTGACGCTATTGACCTTTGTCACCTTGTATTTCTGGAGTTCCTTGATGATCGCATCGACCAGTGTGGCTACGACTGAAACCTCGTGCATCTAAGTCGGTTATAGCTGGGGAGCATATAAGTTGATGGCCCACAGAAGCGGGATTACTCAAGGTATGCCTATGAGGCAACGAATGATGTCGCTGATGTTCTGACAAGCATCATTTCTTGACCGATTTTCCGTGCTTGCAGTATTTGATGACCTTGCACCTCTCGCAGTGCGGATGGTTCGGAAGGCACACCACCTGGCCGTGCCTGACCATGTACCTGTTGATATCCGACCAGCGTTCCCTTGGAGTGATGTCCATGAGGGCGAATTCAGTCTCCTCGGGATTCTTCGTATCCACAAGCCCCATGAGGTTCGAGATCCTGTGCACATGCGTGTCCACGCAGATAGACGGGATGTCCATGGCATAAGACCTCACACATGCAGCCGTCTTCCTTCCTACCATCGGCAGTTTCATCATCTCGTCGGTGTCGGAGGGCACGACGCAGTCGTACTCGTCCCTGAGAATCTTGCAGCATTCAACGATCGCGGTCCCTTTCTGCCTGGGGAATCCGGCAGAGTGGACTAGCTGTATGACGTCCTCCACATCGGCATCCGCGATCTCCTCCACGGAATCATACTTGTGGAAGAGATTATCCGATGCCTTCCTGGTGTTGTCGTCCTTGGTGCGCTGGGAGAGGATCGTGGCGATCAGCACATGGAACGGATCGCACGGCCACTCGGGATTCAGTCCTTCTGAGTTCCTTCCGGGATAGGCTCCCTTGTTGTAGTCCTGCGACAGTATGTCCAGTATCTCGCTCACTTTGTTCTTTCCAGCCATCTAAGACAGTCCTCCGCGGTCCTGAAGGAACCCGTCACCAGAATGGTTCCTCCGTCATTAATTGCTTGCTCCACAGCATCTCCTACGGTCTGACAGACCGTCACATCGCTGTGGTGCCTTCTGTAAATCGATCCAAGATGATCCTTGTCCGCCGCTCTTGGGGAATTCGGTGAGGATACGTAGATCTTCGATGCTATCGGAGACAGCAACTCCGCCACACCGTCCAGGTCCTTGTCGCTGAGCATCGCTGAGACAAGGATGACCTTGCCGTAGATCTGTTCTATGTCATCCCTAAGGCACTCCGCTCCTTTCTTGGTATGGGTGACATCGAGGATTATCGGCAATCCTTCCAGCTTCTGCATCCTCGCGGGCCAGCAGGCGCAGTCCAGACCTATTGGGACGAAATGCATGATCCTGCTGTAATCCTTAAGCGAGCGCACCGCTTCGATCGCCAGAGCGGCATTGCGGCCCTGGAATCTTCCAGGCAGACCGACGCGATAGTTGCTTTCGCAGTAGCGCATAATGATGTGGTCCGATGCGTTCTCGAGGACTTCAACTTCCTCGGGGTCGATGACCGTGAGGGAGCATCCGAGCCTCTCCGAGTTCTCGGTGATTACGTCAAGAGCCTTTCCTGTGTTGATTGTGACGCAGGGAATGTCGGGCTTCATGATGCCTGCCTTCTCGGATGCGATCTCCTCGAGAGTGGAACCCAGATATCTGGTGTGCTCCATGCTGATGTTGTTGATCACAGTGACCTCCGGCTCCACCAGATTGGTGCAGTCGAGCCTGCCTCCCATGCCGACCTCGACGATAGCGATGTCCACTCCCTCTTCACGGAATGCCGTGAGGGCACATGCGGTCAGGGCCTCGAAGTTGGTGCATTGGCATCCGGATCCTTCGGATGCCCTTTTGACCTTGGACAGGCAATCTTCCAGGAGATCATCGGAGATATCATCTCCGTCAATGCGGATGCATTCGTTGACCTTCAGAATATGAGGTGATGTGAACATCCCCACTCTGTAACCAGAAGCGATGAGGATCGATTCAAGCATGCAGCAAACAGAACCCTTGCCGTCGCTGCCCGCAACGTGTATGGTCCTAAGGCCCTTCTGCGGATCATTAAGTGCTCCCAGCAGGGCTGTGATGCTCTCAAGTCCGGGCTTTATCCCGCGGACGTTGAGTCCATCCAACCATTCGACGTTCGGACCGCTCATGCTCAACCCCATAGAAGGTAGTCATAAAAACATGAGCGTCCCTTCGACAATCGATGAGAGGAGCTGTAGTCATCAACGGGCACCTTTGCAACGATTCCTTCAGGGAACCTGCCGATATGATCGTCCAGGCAGGATCAAGGGCGGGCATCCCGATAGAGGTCTTCCACAACACCGATCTGACCGTTCCCATTGGGGATGAGGAGGCGTTCCATGAGAAGCTCGGCGATTGCGATTTCGTCGTATTCTGGGACAAGGATGTGAAGCTCGCCAAGAACCTGGAGGTGTGCGGATATCCGGTGTTCAACTGCTCTGAGTGCATCAGGGTATGCGACGATAAGTCCCTCACCCATCTCACATTGGCAGATTACGGCATCCCGTCCATCAGGACTCTGGCCTCCCCGATGACTTTCGGACAGCCCCTCGGGGATTGGGTGAAGACCGCCCAGGACATCCTCGGCTATCCGATGGTCGTCAAGGATTGTTTCGGCTCCTTCGGGGAGCAGGTGAGGCTCATCGTCGATGAGACCGACCTAATGAACGAATCATCGGATCCAGTTCCGAAGATCTTCCAGGAGTACATCGAATGCGATGCCGAGGACATAAGGATAGAGGTCGTCGGAGAGAAGGTTGTCGCATCAGTCAAGCGCAAGGCCGCAGAGGGTGATTTCAGGGCCAACGCCAGCAACGGAGGCACCATGACCAAGTACGTCCCGACGGAGGAGGAAGCGATCCTCGCAATAGATGCTGCAGCGGCGGTCCAGGCGGACTTCGCCGGAGTGGACATCATCAATTCGCCGGAAGGCCCAGTTGTATGCGAGGTGAACTCCAACGCTCACATCACTAATCTGAAGAACGCTACCGGCATCGACGTCTCCGACCACATCATCAGGCATATAGTCAACCTCATACAGTGATACTTTGAGATGCTGGATTCTCTATGACAGGACGGACCTGGAGTCCAATACGTTCTTCGCCGAACGTCTAAGGGATTGCGGCAACGAGCTGGGCATGGATTGTTCTATCGTTACCACTGATACCATGGACATCGAGGACGCTCCCGAGATAGTCATCTCGCGCATAAGGGACAGCGATCTCGTCTCACAGCTGGAGGATTACGGGAGCACCGTGTTCAACAAATCCTCTGTCTGCAGGATATGCAACGACAAGTCATTCACATACTCCTTCGTGAAGAGCCTGGGGATACCGATCCTTCCTTTCTCGTTCCCTGGGCAGCAGCTTCCGCCAGGTCCTCCTTGGGTGGTCAAATCATGTATAGGCCACGGAGGGTCCGAGGTCTTCAAGGCTGAGAACGAGAAGGAAGTATCCGAATACTGCGACAGACTGGACGGAAGGAAGCCCATAGTCCAGCAATTCGCATCATCCCCTGGCAGGGATCTGCGCGTCTATGTCCTCGGAGGCAGGATAATCGCATCGGTCATGCGCTCGTCTGATTCGGATTTCAGGGCCAATTTCAAGCTTGGCGGGAAGGCAGAACTGGTCGAGCCTCCAGCAGAGGTCGTCGATATTGTGAGAAGGATAGTCCCCGAACTCATGGCCGATTTCATCGGCATAGACTTCGTGTCCGGGGACGGTAAGGTTTACCTGAACGAGATTGAGGATGTGGTGGGCACCAGGATGCTCTACTCGCTCACGGATCTCGATCCGGCGAGGATGTACATGGAGTACGTCGCTCACTCGAAGATGTCCTTGTAAATGCTGTCGACGAGCTCCGCGTAGGTCATGCCCTTGTTCTCGGCCACCTTGCGGACGAGGTCCATGGTTCCGGATCCGTACTGGGCCGCCTTCTTCTTCTTTTCAGCGATGAAGGGGTATCCGAGGTTGGTTGCAACCTGCCTGAGGAGTATCTTCCTGTGATCCGCATCGGCGGGCTTCAGCTCGTTGAGGTCCAGTGCGTTGACCTGCATGGTGACGATGGAATCCATGTAGGGGTACAGGACCTTCCTTCCGAAGTGGTCAGCGACCTTGGTCTCGTGAGGGATGGTAGAGGAAATGAGCTTTCCTAGGTCCGCCTTCCTCATCCTGTCCAGCTCATCGATGGAGAGTCCGATGTACTTCGAGTATCCGGCGAAGAGCTCGTCAGATCCCTGTCCGCTCAGCACGTACTTCTCGCGGACGGTCCTGCATACGAAGAACAGCGGGAGCTCGAACGAGAGGGTAAGAGGGCTGGAGGTCCCGGTAATCGAGATCATCTCCCTGAGCCTGGCCTCGATGTTATCCTCGGTGAGGGGGATGTGAAGCCAGGGTAGGCCGAGCCTCTCTGACATCTCCTGTGCCATGACCACGTCGTATGACTGGTCCTTACCGGACGTGTACAGGGTCACGGATCTTGCGTACTCTTTCGCTATCGCGGCCACGAGGCCGGAGTCCAATCCTCCGGAGAATGCCACAGCGATGTCCTCGCCCTGGACTTGGCTCTTGATTGCCGAAACGAGCGCGTTCTGGAGATTGTCGATTTCAACGGACATGTGACTGTGATTGCTGAATGACCTTAAATAACGTGCCATGCGGGACCAGAGAATCTGACACATAGTCCGTCATGAATATCGAACCAGTGTTATCGTAAACGCTGTTTTTTACGCTATCAGTAACACTATTTATATTTAGAAATAATAACAAAACTCATGACAGGCGTCACCCGTATCGGCGTATCACTCGAGCCCAATCTTTTGGAAGCTTTCGACGCGGATATCGCGAAGAAAGGATACAGCAGCAGATCAGAAGCATTGCGCGATCTGGTCCGCGATTCCCTCGCAGAGAACGAGTGGAAGAACGATGACGAGTGGATGGTCGGTACAGTCGTGATCGTCTACGACCATACGGCTTCCGCGGTCGGAGAGAAGATCACAGACCTCGAGCACCATCACCAGGGGCTCGTGAAGACCTCTGTCCACATACACCTGGACGATTCCAAGTGCATGGAGATCCTCATCTGCGAGGACAAGCTCGCTTCCCTCAAGGAGTTCGCCTCCGAGATCACAAGCCTCAAAGGCGTCCTAAGGGGAAGGCTCACCATGGTAGCGCCCTCCTCGGGCAACATGCACCACATCGGCCACAGGCACTGATCTTTTTCACACTCATCGGCCCGGGCGGCCACCCGACTACCCAGGCCAATCAATTTATACCATCGGGCCAGTTTCTGAAAGGCAATGAGGAAATTGATCATCACCGAGAAAGCGAACGCCGCCAGGAGGATCTCCACCATCCTTTCGGACGGAAAATCGCAGTCTTCTTCAGCTAACGGT
The nucleotide sequence above comes from Methanomassiliicoccales archaeon LGM-RCC1. Encoded proteins:
- the hypD gene encoding hydrogenase formation protein HypD, with protein sequence MFKYRDEETAKKILNGIKDMGVKAKFMHICGTHQDTIVRFGLEQMLNDVGIEIAQGPGCPVCVTTSQEIADAITLAKNGVTVTAFGDLMRVPTTIGSLFQAKSEGADVRIVYSIDDAVQMARDQPDKPLVFVGVGFETTAPSTCVPLHKDDCPENFSVYSCHRICPPVLKTIFDLGETNIQGLIEPGHVAVVTGTEMFKPFSEGPYNMPQVVSGFEPLDLLMSVYMLCKQIKDGRHEVENEYTRLVRTEGNPIAMKLIEDTFTPVDRYWRGFPNVPKSALALKPQFADHDATKVHEDILKTTPSVEAEAKGCKCGDVLRGLIKSEQCPMFGKVCKPTNPMGPCMVSAEGNCSIAYRLGNKRL
- a CDS encoding endonuclease III, encoding MAGKNKVSEILDILSQDYNKGAYPGRNSEGLNPEWPCDPFHVLIATILSQRTKDDNTRKASDNLFHKYDSVEEIADADVEDVIQLVHSAGFPRQKGTAIVECCKILRDEYDCVVPSDTDEMMKLPMVGRKTAACVRSYAMDIPSICVDTHVHRISNLMGLVDTKNPEETEFALMDITPRERWSDINRYMVRHGQVVCLPNHPHCERCKVIKYCKHGKSVKK
- a CDS encoding DEAD/DEAH box helicase, with translation MAAIPTASGKSLIGYIPALEMMVQKGKKVLYIVPLKALASEKKEDFDKFSHLGIKAHMSTGDLDSDDKGLEDADVIVATSEKADSMIRHGSKWIESVGLVIADEIHMIHDPGRGPTLEVALTKFMRRNRDLQIIALSATMSNAFDLAEWLHAKLVESDWRPIPLKEGVYYDGMIKFDDRTSREVPSDGEEVWSLVKQAVQDGGQSLVFVNSRRSTEALAVKYSKNMSALAGRTLTPQELYVLEGDSSESTATGRKLSSCVKCGIAFHNAGLTYKQRKYVEDNFRNGTIKCIVATPTLAAGINLPARRVIVRDTSRYESNYGNSPISVMEVKQMCGRAGRPGYDPYGEAVLVAKNQADFDHLMEDYVDHDTERLTSKLFNEKVLRSHVLGLLATGDADSHEGIIDFLKETFFGTVSQLFGIEGVVDSIVMSLIEEDMARSHNEVLRATSFGKRVSDLYIDPASASILREAVTNINDDTENIQILLAAAMTPDVIGMYPKKSDLDRLNAVSDEIWDKMLVDPDDIEDYDPEFVNSDLKVALLINDWIEEMDEDTLTETMGIGPGDIRSKIDMMDWIIYAMSEIAYMFNPDAMKKIRPLMTRVRYGVKEELIELVSFRGVGRSRARVLFDKGIRTRSDVAAISEEELAAIPRIGPALAAKMKEQAGGKTFVVEKMAPSEEEAMLDEMAAEFDIPMDDEKPVEDEKKKVEEDGPKQTNLFDF
- a CDS encoding bifunctional folylpolyglutamate synthase/dihydrofolate synthase encodes the protein MSGPNVEWLDGLNVRGIKPGLESITALLGALNDPQKGLRTIHVAGSDGKGSVCCMLESILIASGYRVGMFTSPHILKVNECIRIDGDDISDDLLEDCLSKVKRASEGSGCQCTNFEALTACALTAFREEGVDIAIVEVGMGGRLDCTNLVEPEVTVINNISMEHTRYLGSTLEEIASEKAGIMKPDIPCVTINTGKALDVITENSERLGCSLTVIDPEEVEVLENASDHIIMRYCESNYRVGLPGRFQGRNAALAIEAVRSLKDYSRIMHFVPIGLDCACWPARMQKLEGLPIILDVTHTKKGAECLRDDIEQIYGKVILVSAMLSDKDLDGVAELLSPIASKIYVSSPNSPRAADKDHLGSIYRRHHSDVTVCQTVGDAVEQAINDGGTILVTGSFRTAEDCLRWLERTK
- a CDS encoding hydrogenase maturation nickel metallochaperone HypA, with the protein product MHEVSVVATLVDAIIKELQKYKVTKVNSVTVIIGDLTNLGEEQMSFAYEIVTRGTILEGSEFIVEHEPIELKCKSCGFTGPAKVLTDPDFDSHSIPVLACPECGGAVDVIKGQSCIVKCMDIEEAE
- a CDS encoding ATP-grasp domain-containing protein; the protein is MRCWILYDRTDLESNTFFAERLRDCGNELGMDCSIVTTDTMDIEDAPEIVISRIRDSDLVSQLEDYGSTVFNKSSVCRICNDKSFTYSFVKSLGIPILPFSFPGQQLPPGPPWVVKSCIGHGGSEVFKAENEKEVSEYCDRLDGRKPIVQQFASSPGRDLRVYVLGGRIIASVMRSSDSDFRANFKLGGKAELVEPPAEVVDIVRRIVPELMADFIGIDFVSGDGKVYLNEIEDVVGTRMLYSLTDLDPARMYMEYVAHSKMSL
- the thrC gene encoding threonine synthase, producing the protein MAAHKVICWDCGAEVDDPFVNTCPKCGGLLTVKMDLEKVKEMKPEDLRKEPIGVWRYHPFMPVDPKNKVSIQEGGTPLYPTKALGEAIGCKNAFVKFEGLNPTGSFKDRGMTIGVSHAKELGATTVGCASTGNTSAALAAYAAKAGMKCAVFLPDGNVAMGKLAQALFFGAKVLAIDGNFDDALALARKMADERKLYLLNSINPYRPEGQKSVLFEIMDQLSYDIPDRIILPVGNAANIWAVYKACMELKEVGWIDKVPMLTGIQAAGSAPVARAFAAKNDNFEPEHNPETIATAIRIGNPVSGRKALKAMYSTGGYCTTVTDEEIIAAQQLLGRKEGVCVEPASAASVAGLKKLINLGVADKDERVVCICTGNGLKDPNAIIDNCVPPIKCGNSVADVERILSN
- a CDS encoding RimK family alpha-L-glutamate ligase produces the protein MRGAVVINGHLCNDSFREPADMIVQAGSRAGIPIEVFHNTDLTVPIGDEEAFHEKLGDCDFVVFWDKDVKLAKNLEVCGYPVFNCSECIRVCDDKSLTHLTLADYGIPSIRTLASPMTFGQPLGDWVKTAQDILGYPMVVKDCFGSFGEQVRLIVDETDLMNESSDPVPKIFQEYIECDAEDIRIEVVGEKVVASVKRKAAEGDFRANASNGGTMTKYVPTEEEAILAIDAAAAVQADFAGVDIINSPEGPVVCEVNSNAHITNLKNATGIDVSDHIIRHIVNLIQ
- a CDS encoding homoserine kinase, translating into MSDEWVKIAAPATSANIGAGFDTFGMAFEGPCDIIEGRKTESGIRIVEVNGPGASSIPRDPEKNSVSIAAKKALEMAGADFGIDIKITKGIRPCSGMGSSGASASGGAYLGYVLTGEKLSMDEVIIAAATAEGVTSGGFHADNVAPCILGGFTIIRSNQPLDVMSVKAPENLGIVAALPDVMVPTKDARAVLPKEVSLKDMVFHIGHSSSLVYAMMSGNIDLIGRSIADAVIEPARQKLVPHIKEAEEAAMANGAISSCISGSGPCILSLFNKDNNDGKAIADAVRKVYSDNGMACDTWITNCGTGCRRI